The following are encoded together in the Drosophila biarmipes strain raj3 chromosome 3L, RU_DBia_V1.1, whole genome shotgun sequence genome:
- the LOC108034498 gene encoding fatty acyl-CoA reductase wat has protein sequence MPEASPNKSSRKAFSSTSSSRRSSNGCASGHEVGEEDEEEQVFQEASCSTGTNSADAAGSGTPFAPASAVSARPVTDFYSNATVLITGGTGFVGKVLTEKLLRSFGLRKIYMLIRSKDNMGVHERLQGFFNESIFSRMREETPQLLEKVHPIRADYSAIDLDIDSADRAMLSSEVQIVFNVVASVKFNEKLSDAIDINVLGTKKILDLAMEMKQLKSFVHISTLYCNCNRKFIKEQVYENEIGYEKIMQIYRAFDDETLEKMRHCLIGQMPNTYTMTKKCAENLVNHRAFHLPAGIFRPPIVMSTYKDPFPGWTDNLYGPSGLCTWSARGLVRCIYGTASCKANMVPADYVVNAMIATAWDIARRFKLRVSKAEGKSELPVYNYVSDVNNITWGQYMHLSRKGFHEPFDKALWCFSYLIIPSKPLHCAVAFFLHNIPAYILDLIAMVTGQKRIYVKAYRKISRIIDMMAWFGLKEWQFAHRNIDELNELLPAEERSVLQFNIATINWSEYFRSYLSGIRRYFFKDGANDNKLQQRKTIYRRMLLLHTLLKTTFGLSLIMCMLKVYLRIFKTMPKIAL, from the exons ATGCCCGAGGCAAGTCCCAATAAAA gcTCTCGCAAGGCCTTCTCCTCCACCAGCTCCTCGCGCCGTAGCAGCAATGGCTGTGCCAGTGGCCACGAGGTCggggaggaggacgaggaggagcaggtcTTCCAGGAGGCGAGCTGCAGTACCGGGACAAACAGTGCCGATGCCGCGGGGAGTGGCACACCTTTCGCCCCCGCCTCGGCTGTCAGTGCGAGACCGGTTACGGATTTCTATAGCAATGCCACCGTGCTCATTACGGGCGGCACGGGTTTCGTGGGCAAAGTGCTAACAGAGAAATTGCTGCGCTCGTTTGGATTGCGTAAAATTTACATGCTGATACGCAGCAAGGACAACATGGGCGTGCACGAGCGCTTGCAGGGCTTTTTCAATGAATCG ATATTCAGTAGGATGCGCGAGGAGACACCGCAATTGTTGGAGAAGGTGCATCCGATACGCGCTGATTACAGTGCCATCGACCTGGACATTGACTCCGCCGACCGAGCAATGCTCTCGTCTGAGGTCCAG ATTGTCTTCAATGTTGTGGCTTCGGTGAAATTCAATGAGAAACTGAGCGACGCTATTGACATTAATGTGCTTGGCACCAAAAAGATACTCGACTTGGCCATGGAAATGAAGCAGTTGAAG TCCTTCGTGCACATTTCAACGCTGTACTGCAACTGCAATCGCAAATTCATCAAGGAACAAGTGTACGAGAATGAAATTGGCTACGAAAAAATCATGCAG ATCTACCGGGCGTTCGACGACGAGACGCTGGAGAAGATGCGCCACTGCCTGATTGGCCAGATGCCAAACACCTACACGATGACCAAGAAGTGCGCCGAGAATCTGGTGAATCATCGTGCGTTCCACCTGCCGGCGGGCATCTTTCGACCGCCCATAG TAATGTCAACGTACAAGGATCCATTTCCCGGCTGGACTGATAATTTGTACGGGCCATCGGGCTTGTGCACTTGGTCCGCCCGGGGACTCGTCCGTTGCATTTACGGCACGGCCAGCTGCAAGGCGAATATGGTGCCCGCCGATTATGTGGTGAATGCCATGATAGCCACCGCCTGGGATATAGCTCGAAG ATTTAAGCTCCGTGTATCCAAAGCGGAGGGCAAATCGGAGCTACCCGTGTACAACTACGTGTCCGACGTGAACAATATAACCTGGGGCCAATATATGCACCTGTCGCGCAAAGGATTCCACGAGCCCTTCGACAAGGCGCTTTG GTGCTTCTCGTACCTTATAATACCATCGAAGCCTCTGCATTGTGCAGTTGCATTTTTCTTGCACAATATCCCAGCTTATATTTTAGATTTAATTGCCATGGTCACCGGCCAAAAGCGCAT CTATGTCAAGGCGTACAGGAAGATCTCTCGCATAATCGACATGATGGCTTGGTTCGGATTGAAGGAGTGGCAGTTCGCCCATCGCAACATTGACGAATTGAACGAGCTGCTGCCGGCGGAGGAGCGTTCGGTGCTGCAGTTCAACATTGCGACGATTAATTGGAGCGAATACTTCCGCTCGTACCTCAGCGGCATCAGGCGCTACTTCTTCAAGGATGGCGCTAACGATAATAAATTGCAGCAGCGCAAAACTATTTATCGCAG GATGCTCCTTCTGCACACGCTGCTCAAGACGACATTTGGTCTTTCTCTAATTATGTGCATGCTCAAAGTTTATCTGAGGATTTTCAAAACCATGCCAAAGATTGCGCTCTAA